The Mycolicibacterium parafortuitum nucleotide sequence GTCGGCCAAGTGAACCGAGCCTTGAACCGCATCTCTGTGGTGACGGTGCTGCGGGTGGCGCTGCTGTGGGCGGCGGGCATCTCGGTGCTGTTCCCGATCGTGTGGATCGCGCTGGCAAGTGTGAAAACGCCTGAGCAGCTCAACGATCCGTTCCTGCTGACGTTCACGCCGGACTTCTCGGCATGGCACAACGTGTTGTCCTCGGGCATCCTCGGCGCCGCGGGCCGCAGCGCGCTGGTCGCGTTGATTACCGTCGGTATCAGCGTCGTGGTCGGCAGCATGGGCGCCTACGCGATCGCCCGGTTCCGGGCCGGCGGCACCCTGACACGGTTCGGCATGCTGGCCGCCCAGGTGCTCCCGCCCGCGGTGCTGGTGTTCCCGTTCCTGACGATGGCCTATGCGCTGCGACTGACCGACACGCTGATACCGGTGATCTTCGCGCACCTGAGTTTCGTTCTGCCGGTGGTGACGTGGTTCCTGATCGGGTTCTTCGAGGCGGTACCGCGCTCGCTGGAGGAGCAGGCCCAGGTCGACGGCTTCAGCCGGTTCGCGGCGTTCCGGATGGTGGTGCTCCCCCAGGTGCTGCCCGGCATCGGGGCGTCGGCCATCTTCGGGTTCACACTGTCGTGGAACGACCTTTTCTACGGACTGATCCTGGCCCCGGGAAAGGCCGCCATCCTGCCGGTGGCCATCGCCGGATTCAACACGTTCCGCGGGGTGCAGATCGGCTCGATGAGCGCCGCCATCCTGATCGCGGTCGTGCCCGTCGTCATCGCGAGCTTCTTCATCCAACGCAAGCTGGTGCAGGGCATCAGCGGCGGTGCGGTGAAGTTCTAGACACAGATAGGTTTTGCGCACCATGGCAACCGTTCGCTTCTCCGGCGTCAACAAGGCGTACGGAACCACCTCTGTCGTCAGCGATCTCGACCTCGAGCTGCCCGACGGATCGTTCACCGTGCTGGTCGGGCCGTCCGGCTGCGGCAAGTCGACCTCGCTGCGGATGCTGGCCGGCCTCGAAACGGTCACCTCCGGGACCATCACGATCGGCGACCGGGACGTCACCCATCTGCAGCCCCGGGACCGCGACATCGCGATGGTCTTCCAGAACTACGCGCTGTACCCGCACCTGACGGTCGCCGAGAACATCGCGTTCCCGTTGCGCGCCACCAAGACCCCGCGCCGCGAGGCGCTCGCGCGGGCCGCGACCATCGCGGAGTCGCTCGGTCTGGCCAAGCTCCTCGAGCGCAAGCCGAAAGACCTCAGCGGCGGCCAGCAGCAGCGGGTCGCGATCGGCCGCGCCATCATCCGTGAACCGTCGGTCTTCCTGTTCGACGAGCCGCTGAGCAACCTCGACGCCAAGCTGCGGGTCGAGACCAGAACCGAACTGCTGCAAATCCAGCGCAGGCTCGGCATCACCTCGGTCTACGTCACCCACGACCAGGAAGAGGCGATGACGCTGTCGGACCGCATGATCGTGATGCGCGACGGCAGGATCGCCCAGCAGGGCACCCCGCAGGAGGTGTACTCCCGGCCCGCGGACACGTTCGTGGCTACCTTCGTCGGCAGCCCGAAGATGAACCTCCTCGAGGGCACACTGACCGGCGGGGAATTCACGCTGACCAACGGTTTCGCACTACCGGTGGACGCGACGGGCACCCAGGGCCCGGTCACGCTCGGCGTGCGACCCGACGATCTGTTGCCCACCGCGGCGACGGGCGGCTCGGGGGCCAGGGTCGCGCTCATCGAACATCTCGGACCGCGAGCCATCGTCACCCTCGACGTGGCGGGCACCGAGTTGACCAGCGTCGTGGAGACCGCACGGCTGACAGGCATCACCGAGGGCGCCGCGGTGGACCTGGCCGTCCGGGCGGGCGCCTGCCACCTCTTCGACACCGTCACCGGCCGGCGCGTCGCCGGCTGAAACCCAGATAGGAAACGAGAACTACAGATGAGCAGAACAGTCGTGGTGACCGGCGCGGGATCCGGCATCGGCCGCGCGATCGCCAACACACTGGCGCAACGCAATTGGCGGGTGATCGTCACCGACGTCAACGCCGACGCCGCACGGGAGGTGGCCGAATCCCTCCCCGGGCAGTCCGCCGGTCACGAAGCCGTCCAGCTCGACGTCACCTCCCCCGATGCCGCCGCGGCCGTCGCCGCCGACGTCGCCGGACGGTTCGGCCTCGACGCGTGGGTCAGCAATGCCGGCATCTCCTTCATGCACCGCTTCCTGGAGGCCCCGGTCGAGCGCTTCGACCAGACCATCGACGTGAACCTCAAGGGTGTGTTCGTCTGCGGACAGGCGGCCGCGCGCGAGATGGTCAGTTCCGGACAGCCGGGCACGATCGTGAACACCGCCTCGATGGCGGGTAAGCAGGGCCGCGTCCCGTTCCTCGCGGACTACGTCGCGTCGAAGTTCGGCGTCGTCGGGCTGACCCAGGCGATGGCCTACGAGCTGGGCGAGCACGGCATCACCGTCAACTGCGTGTGTCCGGGGTTCGTCGAAACCCCGATGCAGTCAAGGGAACTGGAGTGGGAAGCCGAGCTGCGCGGCACCACCCCGGAAGGTGTGCGGTCCATGATGATCGCCGACACCCCGCTGGGCCGGCTGGAACAGGCCGACGACGTCGCCCGCGCCGTGGCGTTCCTGCTGTCCGACGACGCCCGCTTCATCACCGGTGAGGCGCTGGCCGTCAACGGCGGCGCCTACATGGACTGAGCGGCGCCCCGCCGGTCCCCACGAATTCCCTGTTACAGAAAGGCAATACAGTGACCACCACCTGGATCGACGAGGTCTTCGGCGTACGTAAGCCCGTGATCGCCATGCTGCACCTGTCGGCGCTGCCCGGCGATCCCGGTTACGACTCCGCGGCAGGCATCTCCGCGATCGTGAACCGGGCCCGTACCGAACTCGAGGCACTGCAGGGTGGCGGCGTCGACGCCGTCATGATCAGCAACGAGTTCAGCCTGCCGTACCTGACCAAGACCGAGCCGATCACCGCGATCACGATGGCCCGCATCATCGGTGAACTGCTGCCCGACATCTCGGTGCCCTACGGGGTGAACGTGCTGTGGGACGGCCGGGCGTCGATCGACCTGGCGGTGGCCACCGGCGCGCGGTTCGTCCGCGAGATCTTCACCGGCGTCTACGCCAGTGACTTCGGCCTGTGGGACACCAACGTCGGCGAGGTGGCCCGCCACCGCGCCCGCGTCGGCGGCGCCGGGGTGAAGTTGCTGTTCAACATCGTCCCGGAGTCCGCCAAGTATCTCGCCGACCGCGACCTGGCCTCGATCACCCGCACCACCGTGTTCGCGACGGCTCCCGACGGGATCTGCGTCTCGGGTGCCACGGCAGGTGCGCCCACCGACACCGATGCGCTGCGCACCGTGAAGGCCGCGGCCGGAGACACCCCGGTGTTCGTCAACACCGGGGTGAAGGCCGAGAACGTGGCTGCTCAGCTCAGCATCGCCGACGGCGCCGTCGTCGGAACCTATTTCAAGAAGGACGGCCTGTTCGCCAACGCGGCCGAGAAGTCCCGTGTCGAGGAGCTCATGGGAGCTGCCAAGGAGTTCCGCGCCCAACTGGCATGATCACGGGTTCCCGTTCTGCCTGGCGAGTCGGATACCCAGCTCGTCAGGCGGGACGGGATGCCCTTCGGCACAGACGATCTCGACCCCGGCCTGCGCGCCGCAGCCCAGATGGGTCAGTCGCAGCTGCGAATCGTCGAGGTGTTTGCGCCCCCACTCGAACATCGCCCACACCACCGGCATGAACTCCGTCCCGGCCTCGGTCAGCACGTATTCGTCGCGAACCCGCTGACCGGGCTCGCGGTAGGGGCGCTTGGTCAGCAATCCCGCCTCCACCAGCTCCGAGAGCCGGGCCGATGTCGCGGCCTTGGTGATTCCGACGCGCCGCGCGAAGTCGTCGAACCGGGTGGTCCCGTAGTAGGCCTCCCGCATCAAGAGCATGGCCGATTTCGTGCCGACCAGCGCCATCGTCTTCTCGATCGGGCACCGGCCGATCGCCGACCACTTCGAGCGATCGACAAGGGGCCCCTGCAGCACTGTCATGTACGTCACTCCCCAGCTGGGTTGCTCTGACTAAACCTAGGTGTTACATCTAGGTATACAGAGTAGTACTCAGCGCTGAGCAGGAGGACACATGACCACATACTCGGACCGCGACGCCGTGATCGTCGGGGCGGTGCGCACGCCGGTCGGCAAGGGCAAAGCCACCGGGGCGCTGCACGGCGTCCTGCCTGCCGACCTGCTCGCACACAGCCTGCGCGAACTGGTGACGCGCACCGGCGTGGATCCGGCCGAGGTCGACGACGTCATCGCCGGTGCAGTGACCCAGGTCGGCGACCAGGCGGTGAACATCGCGCGCAATGCGCTGCTCGGCGCCGGCTTCCCGGAGAGCGTTCCCGGCACCACCGTGGACCGCCAGTGCGGCAGCAGCCAGCAGGCGATCAGCTTCGCCGCGCACGGCGTGCTCGCCGGCGCGTACGACGTCGTGATCGCCGCGGGTGTGGAGTCGATGAGCCGCGTGCCGATGGGCTCGTCGGTGCTGCCGGGCAGCAATCCGTTCGGCCTCGACATGACCGCCCGGTACCCCGACGGGTTGGTCGCCCAGGGCATCAGCGCCGAACTGATCGCCGCGAAGTGGAACCTGTCCCGCAGCCGGCTCGACGAGTTCTCCGCACAGAGCCACCAGAAGGCCGCTCGCGCCGGCAAGGACGGACTGTTCGACGACGAGCTCATCCCGATCGCGGGACTGGCCACCGACGAGATCGTCCGCCCCGACACCACGGTCGAGACGCTGGCCGGGCTGCGGCCCGCGTTCTACAACGAGGCGATCGGCGCCAGGTTCCCGCAGATCGACTGGCGGATCACGCCGGGCAACTCGTCGCCGCTGTCGGACGGCAGCGCCGCAGTGATGATCACCAGCGGTGCGGCGGCCCGCCGGCTCGGCCTGCGCCCGCTGGCCCGGGTGCACACCACCGTCGCCGTCGGCTCGGATCCGCTGTACATGCTGACCGGGGTCATCCCGGCGACCGAGAAGGTGCTGGCGAGATCCGGACTGACCCTGGCCGACATCGACCTGTTCGAGGTCAACGAGGCGTTCGCCCCGGTCGTGCTCGCCTGGGCGGCCGAACTCGGCGGACGATCTGACTCCGACCTTCTCGCGAGGACCAACGTCAACGGCGGCGCGATCGCGATCGGACACCCGCTCGGCGCCAGCGGTGCGCGGATCATGACAACCCTCGTCAACGCACTCGAGCAACGCGACGGCCGCTACGCGCTGCAGACGATGTGCGAGGGCGGCGGGATGGCCAACGCGACCATCATCGAACGCCTCTAGATCACGCGGCGCCGTTCCCGGACATCGCGTGTCGCGATACTGGATGCGCCCCGACGGCCAGGTCAATAGCATGAGGACCTGATCCGTTCGAAGGGGACGCGACGCAGTGACTGTTCCGTTGCTGGATATCGACGGCCGCGTCGTAGATCGACGACGTGAGCTCGCCGAGTTGCGCGCCGCCGTCGAGACCGCCGAACGCAGCGGCGGGGCATGTGTCCTGCTCGGCGGAGTGCCCGGCGTCGGCAAGTCGACGATCATGCAGAAGTTCGGCGCCGAGGTGGCGTCGCGCAACTGCATCTTCGCGTATGGACGCTGCCGCGACGGTGCGCCCGCGCCCTACACCGCCATCGGCACCGCCCTCACCACTCTGGTCCAGGCGATGGGCACGACCGCCCCCGCAGAGCGGACCCGCTGGCGCACCAGCCTGATCAACACCTCGGCAGTGCTGCCCGCCGTGCTGGCCGAACTCGTTCCGGCCCTGGCCGAGTCGGTGGGCACGACCGCACCGGTTCTCGAGGTGGACGCCTCTGATGCCCGGCACCGGTTGCACCGCGCGGCGATCCAACTCGTGGCGGCCACGGCGCAGTTCCGCACACTGATCCTCGCGATCGACGACCTCCAGTGGGCCGATCACGATTCGCTGCTGCTGCTCCACGAGCTACTGACGATGGGGCCGCGCAACGTGCTGGTCGTGGGAACCTACCGATCAGGTGAATTCGATACCTCCGCAGCGGGTTTCGACGGCCCCGGGATCCGCAACCTGGAGCTGGCGCCTCTGGAACAAGCCGACGTCGAGGACCTGCTCGCCGACGTGGTCGGCGAGGCACAGGAATTGACCGCCGTCGCCGCGGAATTCCACCAACGCACCGGCGGCAATCCGCTGCGGATCCGTCAACTGTTCCACCGCGCCCAGCATGACGGCGCGCTGATCCCCCGCACCGCCAGTCGCCGGCCCGGCTGGGACCTGCGCGTA carries:
- a CDS encoding winged helix-turn-helix transcriptional regulator, whose amino-acid sequence is MTVLQGPLVDRSKWSAIGRCPIEKTMALVGTKSAMLLMREAYYGTTRFDDFARRVGITKAATSARLSELVEAGLLTKRPYREPGQRVRDEYVLTEAGTEFMPVVWAMFEWGRKHLDDSQLRLTHLGCGAQAGVEIVCAEGHPVPPDELGIRLARQNGNP
- a CDS encoding ABC transporter ATP-binding protein gives rise to the protein MATVRFSGVNKAYGTTSVVSDLDLELPDGSFTVLVGPSGCGKSTSLRMLAGLETVTSGTITIGDRDVTHLQPRDRDIAMVFQNYALYPHLTVAENIAFPLRATKTPRREALARAATIAESLGLAKLLERKPKDLSGGQQQRVAIGRAIIREPSVFLFDEPLSNLDAKLRVETRTELLQIQRRLGITSVYVTHDQEEAMTLSDRMIVMRDGRIAQQGTPQEVYSRPADTFVATFVGSPKMNLLEGTLTGGEFTLTNGFALPVDATGTQGPVTLGVRPDDLLPTAATGGSGARVALIEHLGPRAIVTLDVAGTELTSVVETARLTGITEGAAVDLAVRAGACHLFDTVTGRRVAG
- a CDS encoding BtpA/SgcQ family protein, producing the protein MTTTWIDEVFGVRKPVIAMLHLSALPGDPGYDSAAGISAIVNRARTELEALQGGGVDAVMISNEFSLPYLTKTEPITAITMARIIGELLPDISVPYGVNVLWDGRASIDLAVATGARFVREIFTGVYASDFGLWDTNVGEVARHRARVGGAGVKLLFNIVPESAKYLADRDLASITRTTVFATAPDGICVSGATAGAPTDTDALRTVKAAAGDTPVFVNTGVKAENVAAQLSIADGAVVGTYFKKDGLFANAAEKSRVEELMGAAKEFRAQLA
- a CDS encoding thiolase family protein; this translates as MTTYSDRDAVIVGAVRTPVGKGKATGALHGVLPADLLAHSLRELVTRTGVDPAEVDDVIAGAVTQVGDQAVNIARNALLGAGFPESVPGTTVDRQCGSSQQAISFAAHGVLAGAYDVVIAAGVESMSRVPMGSSVLPGSNPFGLDMTARYPDGLVAQGISAELIAAKWNLSRSRLDEFSAQSHQKAARAGKDGLFDDELIPIAGLATDEIVRPDTTVETLAGLRPAFYNEAIGARFPQIDWRITPGNSSPLSDGSAAVMITSGAAARRLGLRPLARVHTTVAVGSDPLYMLTGVIPATEKVLARSGLTLADIDLFEVNEAFAPVVLAWAAELGGRSDSDLLARTNVNGGAIAIGHPLGASGARIMTTLVNALEQRDGRYALQTMCEGGGMANATIIERL
- a CDS encoding carbohydrate ABC transporter permease, which gives rise to MNRISVVTVLRVALLWAAGISVLFPIVWIALASVKTPEQLNDPFLLTFTPDFSAWHNVLSSGILGAAGRSALVALITVGISVVVGSMGAYAIARFRAGGTLTRFGMLAAQVLPPAVLVFPFLTMAYALRLTDTLIPVIFAHLSFVLPVVTWFLIGFFEAVPRSLEEQAQVDGFSRFAAFRMVVLPQVLPGIGASAIFGFTLSWNDLFYGLILAPGKAAILPVAIAGFNTFRGVQIGSMSAAILIAVVPVVIASFFIQRKLVQGISGGAVKF
- a CDS encoding SDR family NAD(P)-dependent oxidoreductase; its protein translation is MSRTVVVTGAGSGIGRAIANTLAQRNWRVIVTDVNADAAREVAESLPGQSAGHEAVQLDVTSPDAAAAVAADVAGRFGLDAWVSNAGISFMHRFLEAPVERFDQTIDVNLKGVFVCGQAAAREMVSSGQPGTIVNTASMAGKQGRVPFLADYVASKFGVVGLTQAMAYELGEHGITVNCVCPGFVETPMQSRELEWEAELRGTTPEGVRSMMIADTPLGRLEQADDVARAVAFLLSDDARFITGEALAVNGGAYMD